From a region of the Lactuca sativa cultivar Salinas chromosome 4, Lsat_Salinas_v11, whole genome shotgun sequence genome:
- the LOC111908602 gene encoding bifunctional dihydrofolate reductase-thymidylate synthase produces the protein MHHALNAFAAQCFLFCRRLHARRTLRSFSNRHSGQAFNLLMATAETLVSACNGIVCTHPDPQRTYQVIVAATRAMGIGKDGKLPWRLPSDLKFFKDVTMTTSDPVKKNAIIMGRKTWESIPLEHRPLTGRLNVVLTRSRTFDIATAENVLMCGSMISALELLASSPYCLSIERVFVIGGGEILRESLNAPGCDAIHITEIETDIDCDTFIPSINISDFQPWYSSFPLLENGIRHSFTTYVRVRNSGIEAPKVNGSLSECHSDSPKFDSRMFSFLPKKIFEKHEEYLYLKLVEDIISNGALKGDRTGTGTLSKFGCQMRFNLRKSFPLLTTKKVFWRGVVEELLWFISGSTSAKVLQDKGIHIWDGNASRTYLDSIGLVDREEGDLGPVYGFQWRHFGARYTNMHADYSGQGFDQLLDVINKIKNNPDDRRIILSAWNPSDLKQMALPPCHMFAQFYVNEGELSCQMYQRSADMGLGVPFNIASYALLTCMIAHVCDLVPGDFVHVLGDAHVYSTHVRPLQDQLQKLPKPFPILKINSEKKDIDGFVADDFKLIGYNPHQKIEMKMAV, from the exons ATGCATCATGCCCTCAACGCATTCGCAGCTCAGTGTTTTTTGTTCTGCCGGCGACTGCATGCAAGAAGAACCCTAAGATCTTTCTCAAATCGACACAGCGGACAG GCTTTCAATCTATTAATGGCTACTGCTGAAACACTAGTAAGTGCATGCAATGGCATTGTCTGTACACATCCAGACCCCCAAAGAACATACCAAGTTATTGTTGCTGCCACACGTGCAATGGGTATTGGAAAAGATGGAAAATTACCATGGAGATTACCTTCAGACCTCAAATTTTTCAAAGATGTCACCATGACAACATCAGATCCAGTGAAAAAGAATGCTATTATAATGGGAAGAAAAACATGGGAAAGCATACCTTTAGAACATAGGCCACTCACTGGTCGACTCAATGTTGTTCTAACTCGTTCAAGGACTTTTGATATTGCAACTgctgaaaatgttttaatgtgTGGAAGCATGATTTCAGCTTTGGAATTGTTAGCTTCATCACCCTATTGTTTATCTATTGAAAGGGTGTTTGTGATTGGTGGTGGTGAAATCTTAAG GGAATCACTCAATGCTCCTGGATGTGATGCAATCCATATAACTGAAATTGAAACAGACATTGATTGCGACACTTTCATACCTTCCATCAACATTTCAGACTTCCAACCATGGTATTCGTCATTCCCACTACTCGAGAATGGAATCCGCCATTCCTTCACTACATATGTTCGTGTGAGAAACTCCGGAATCGAAGCCCCCAAAGTTAATGGTTCATTGTCTGAATGTCATTCAGACTCACCAAAATTTGATTCAAGAATGTTCTCTTTTTTGCCCAAAAAGATATTTGAAAAGCATGAAGAGTACCTTTATTTAAAACTAGTGGAAGATATAATTTCTAATGGTGCTTTGAAGGGTGATCGAACAGGAACTGGTACTTTGTCAAAATTTGGTTGTCAG ATGAGGTTCAATCTGCGAAAGTCTTTTCCACTTCTTACAACCAAG AAAGTGTTTTGGCGTGGAGTTGTGGAGGAACTTTTGTGGTTCATAAGTGGGTCAACAAGTGCCAAG GTCTTACAAGATAAGGGCATTCATATATGGGATGGTAATGCATCAAGAACCTACCTAGACAG TATTGGCTTAGTGGATAGAGAAGAAGGTGATCTGGGTCCGGTTTATGGGTTTCAGTGGAGACACTTTGGTGCAAG GTATACTAACATGCATGCTGACTACAGTGGTCAAGGGTTTGACCAATTGCTAGATGttattaacaaaataaaaaataatccaGATGATCGACGTATCATTCTTTCAGCATGGAACCCTTCAGATCTCAAACAAATGGCACTTCCACCATGTCACATGTTTGCACAG tTTTATGTAAATGAAGGAGAGTTATCTTGTCAAATGTATCAGAGATCAGCTGACATGGGACTTGGTGTTCCGTTTAACATAGCTTCATATGCGTTGTTGACTTGCATGATTGCACATGTTTGTG aTCTTGTTCCTGGTGATTTTGTCCATGTTCTTGGTGATGCTCATGTCTATAGCACTCATGTCAGACCCTTGCAGGATCAGCTTCAAAAGCTGCCTAAACCTTTTCCT ATATTGAAGATTAATTCAGAGAAGAAGGATATAGATGGTTTTGTGGCTGATGATTTTAAACTCATAGGATATAATCCTCATCagaaaatagaaatgaaaatGGCAGTATAG